The segment TTTACTATTTTTTTGAAACCTTTTACTATCGGACCCAATATTCCAAAAACCAAGGGGCTCGCATAAATAGATTTAATTTTTTTGATAAGCTCTCGTTTCTTATACTCTTTAAGAGACAAATTGGTGAAGTATTTATAATAATAGGCAATTTTCTGAGCCATTTCTTTATCTTCCACGGGAGCCAAATACTCGACCTTTGCCTCACGGCACAGCGGGTCGTAGTGATAATATATGTCCGTAGCACCTTCATGTTCACCAGAACTATCAGTGCCTATATTCTGTACAAAAGACTGTCTGGGGTTCAAACACAATCCATTGTTTAGAAAAATTGCAGCGTGCCAAAAAATAGCCCATGTATTCAATTGACCTGTTAAGTTAAATTGTACTTGGCTGTATAAGTATCCCGAATTATCATAATCAAACTCGCGAACCTGCCCCCTACTCAATAACTTGTTACTGATATCGGCAGCATCTTTTTTATAATATTTCCAAGCCCTACTCCATGTTGCCCAACCCCAACAATGCATCATTTTAGCAAAATAAAAGTTAGAAGAAGGTGTACTATCTGCCTTAATCGGATAAGTATAGCCGCTGACGTGCATAACCTTCTCATTGTCCTGATAAAGGGTTAAAGCATTGTTCATGTACGCCAGAAACGCATCCGACGTAACTATATCGTCTTCCAACACTATTACCTTACCATACTGATTTACAATGCGTGTAACGCCCTCTATAATATTCTGAGCCAGTCCCTTATTCGTCTCCGACTCCACGATATGTACTTGCCCACACCATTGCTTTTCACGAATAACTTCGCGTGTTTGGCGTACTTTTTCTAATTGCTCCGCCGAAGCAGTCGGCTTAGCACCATCAGCAAAAATATACAGAACGCTTTCTTTGGCTAAGTCGTTTTGGAATAAAGCCTCCAGCGTTTGGCGCGTATGCGCAGGCCGCCCGTACACAAACAATACGATAGGGGCAAGTGTTGAATTAATCATTGTTTCGTCAATTATTTTTTCTTCGGCGTAGCAGTTGCCTTATCGGTTGTTTTGGTTTTAGGTTGGGACTTTTTCAATACCTCCAAATTATTTTTGGCCAACACAAAATCTGGATAAACTTTCAACGCCTCTTCATAATTAGAAATAGCGGCACTATATTCTTTCAAATCACCCGCAATCACGCCACGCAAATTGTACGCTGCGGCCTTCATTGGCACTTTTTGGCTTTGCCCTTGCCCTGCCGAAATCGAAATAGTTTGTTTGGTGGCTTCTTCGTTGTTCAAAATAGCGGATACCGTCGTATTACATTCCCCAAAACGCTTAAGTTGGTATTGCAACGTCGCGATTTCGTACAAATACGATATGTTTTTGGTTTTGCCATACACTTTTTCATAATCGGCCAAAGATTCGCGATACAAACCCAAATTCTGTTCGGCTATTGCCTTTATTTCTAAGATGTTATCATTATTTTCGTTAGCCGAAAGAATATCACGACACACCAACACACATTCCGCATTGCGGTTCAAATTGAAATACAAAATGGCCAAAGAATCTTTTAAAGATACCATTTCAGGGTTTTGCACCATCATCGAAAACAAAGCATTTTTGGCTGCATCGCCATCGCTGTATTTGAGAGCTGCTCTAAAGATTTTTTCTTGCAATTGATACTCTGACGTGGTCAAAGCACCTGCCGTTTTGGGCGTTGCGGCAGGCGTTGCCACCGCGTCTTTTGTTTCTTTCTTTTGCGCATAAGCCCCAAAACTCAGAGCTGCCAACAATGTAAGTGTGAATACTTTTTTCATGATTTGAAAAATAAAACGGCCTAATTTCAATTTAAACCCTGTTTTTCGGACGAACCGAAAAATAGTAGGTAAGTTTAGTGGGCAAATTTTTTAGGCCTCCGCCTCTGTATTTTTTTTCCACACTAAGGGTCTAATAAACTTACCTACGAAATGCTTTCCCATTAATTCTGCAATTATTTGGTCTTTGGCCTCAATCTGACCTTTTAGCCTTGCATTCTCGTCTTTAAGTTCTTGTATTGTTAGATTCTCGTTAAGTGTTGTATTGTGAGGTGGATTGTCTCCTAATATAGATACAACATCAACCCCTATTACGTCGGCGTATTTCTGTAAGGTTTTATTGGTAAAGTTATTTCTACCAAAATCTTTGTAAACATTTTGCCGAGTTTTACCCAATTTATTGGAAAGCTCCTGTACGGTTATGTTTTTTTCCTTACATAACGTTTTGATTTTCAACCCTATATGTTCCATGTGTCTGTTTTTTTTAAAAAAAATCACCCATAAAGTTTGTTTTGTATCCTTTTAGGGATAATATTTGCAATACAAAAAGATACAATGTAATACAAATACAGTGTATTGAATTACAAATGTAACAACAATTATTATACCAAAAAAGCGTATGGCACAAGATACATTTAACGTAACAATTTCTTTGCCAAAGGCAATAGAATTGGATTACAAAAAATTAAAAAAGCAAAAAAGGTTAGCATTGAGTCAGCTCGTAACCGAATCGCTACGAAATCAGTACCCCGAAATCAAAGAAGCGTTGGAAGCTAAACAGGTGTAGCCATGTCAATAAATCTTTTAAAGGCTTTGGACGGCGAGGACTGGAAAGAGCAAGACGGGTGCAGCAGTTGCACCAATTGCCCGAAATCGAAACGACAGCAAGACCAGAGCAAGGAGGTAATAGTTCGCATTGTCTCAAATGCTGTGTTTGGCTTTTTTGCCTTTGTTGGTGGATTAATCATAGTGTTTTTTATGGTCAATGGTTCGAGAGAAAAAAGCCGATTAGATTATAAGTTGGATTCGATGAAAATTGTAAAAGGCATACCGACGGAGCTACCAGATGAGCGAGTTCGCCAAAGTTTTGTCTTGGATTCTATTTTAATCGCCAAAGGGTTACGAAACCATCGCTAAGAATTTTCACAACGGTAAAGACTATGGAAAACAAAGAAAAACCCGCCTACACGGAATCGGAAAAGCTACTCAGATTAGAGTGTTTGAAATTGGCACGGGTTGAGTATAGCGGACAATCCTCACTACCAAGCCCACGGATAGCAGAAGAATTTTACGAATGGGTAACTAATCCAGCCTACGAACACCCGAATCAACCAACTGTAACGGACTGGATAAACGGAGTTAAGCCGTATGGAGAAAGAGCCTAAAGGCCGTAAGCCCAAAAAGGAAGAAAGTAGCCGCGTTATATCTGTTAGTCGTTGGTATTTTACTTCTACTGATTACAGTGTCCCAAATCAGATTTTGGCCTATAAAGTCAAAAAACAACGCCGAAAATCAATTTTCACTTTTTAAAATACAAAATCATGACTGATGAATCAATGCTAAATATGCTTGGTGTTCTACAACAAGTGAGTGGTGTTTACAAAAGAATCGCAGACGACAGTAAGTCGAACGACGACATCGGATTGCGGCTTAAGTGCTTAGAAATTGCAGCAAGCGCGAATGGTGTTAGTAATAAAGTGCACGAAGCCCAAATTATGTACAACTGGATTGTTAAGGCCAGAGAAAAAAAGGCAATCGCACAAAACGCCCCGACCTCTGACGAAGAATTTCCAGACCTCAAAATCAAACGCCTACCTGTATCGTATTCCGATGCCATAGGAGAAGCGCAAAGCCTAAGGAACGCTCTTGTAGGTTTAAAAAATGATTCGCACAACGCATTTAGTGCGCTTATCCAAACTATAGAGCAAGTGGCTTCTGACAGAGAGAAAGATAGTGGATTAGAGCAAAATCAGATTGATTGGCTTGTGCGCGAAATTGAGTCTATCAAAAAACAAATCATTGAATCTGCGGATAATTTTTTGGAGAAAGTAGCCGATGAATAAAAATAAACTACCTGTTAATCTGACAACAAAGCAACTTAGGGCTTTTTTCGATGCACGCCTTGTGGCTACTGGAGAAGATGAACGCGACACATTAACTGTGATAGCATCAAGAGATGCAATTAAAGTGGCTTTAGGCTCTTTTTGTAGACGATACGCAGCCATAGCATTGTCAAGCAATAACGAACAGATTAATGAAGTTCGCTTTTCTTATTCGGAAATTATACACGCACTTGTTATGTGTCAATTTTCCTTAGCGTGGTACACAACTCAGGATTTACGCGCTTCATTGCTTTTGGCTATCCAACACGCCGAAGACGTTAAGTATAGCGAATTTAAAAAACTTTTATCTAAAGTAAATTTACTATGCCAAGAATCAACAAAGCCGCAGTAATTGAGTATTTGCGAACATTGCCTAATTCGCTAAAGACAGAGGTAGCAAGTTTGTACGCTACACAATTTAAGACGACACCAGAGGCATATAAAACAAGCCTAAGCAGGGCGAGTTTTGGAAATTTAGAGCTTGAATTTTTGGTAAAGTATTTAATAGAATACGGGGCAGACGAGGAGCGTATTTGCCCACCACCGCCACCAAAAATACAGCTATCCCCCGAACTTTCGAGGTATTTTATTTTAAAATCAATACCCAAATCGTTATTGGAAAATAACTAAATCATCTCATAAATGCAAAATCAATCTAAAATCCCCAGCCCGAACCGCCCGCCTTAGTAGTGGCTACTGTGTGCCTGCAAAATCAAAGTATAGTTATTCAGGCACGCGGAGTATATCAGGTTTCTAATATTTTACGCACACGTGCATTTTTTTAAGTGCACTTGTGTAAAAAAAAGCCCGAATACAGACGTAAACGGGCTTTAAATAAAATCTATAAATTGGTAATTTTAATTCTATTTTTTTAAATGCAAAGCAAAGGTAAAAATTTTTCTCTTGACCTGCAAAAAATGAGTCAAGAAAAAGCCAAAGAATTGGCTATTTGTTTGGTGAAACGTGGTTTTATGGTTGAATTTGTTAATGTAAATTGATATGGCAAAAGTATTATTAGCACTGGATTACACCGATGCACTGGTTTTGCAAAATCACATCAACGAAATACTTAATACAGAAGTCGAAGACTTGGAGTGTTTGAATCGTGTTTTGTTGGATTTGAAAACAGGAATTGCGGTAGAGCAGAAACACAATCGCAGCAAATTTTGTCAAGAAATGCGCGAATTATTAAGCGACTTAACCGACCAAGAGCCATGACTCAATTTATATTTTCAACTAAAGAAGTTGATTTTTTCCGAGCCTCATTATTGCCAAAAATAAAGGAATTGGGCGCAAGTATTTTGTATCGCAAACTTAACGATAATTGTTTAATTTCCCTAACGGAAGAAGAAATTAATTATCTCAAAAATGTAGCCGAAACGGAGTATTTGGAAAGGTCAAAAGGCCGCGCGTTTGAATTGCGTTATACGCAAACCACGACTTTACGCAAGATAGCCATGATGGCAGCCAATGACACAGAAAAACAGGCTTTAGTAAAATTAACCAACATTCAATTTTCACTTTTTTAGTCATGCAAATAACTACACGCCCAAGCCTGCTACACGCGCCAATTATTGGCAATGCTGCTAATGTAATTTGTAATAATACAATTGGTAATAATACGGCTGTTTTTCGGGCTAAAAAAAGCCCAAAAACAGCCGTAACAGAAATGTTTAACTTGCTAAAAGCGCGCATCGCCGAGTATAATTTTACTTGCAAATTATTGCGTCATACAATCAGAGGTACATTTTTAGCGGCCATCAAAAATGTAGTTAATCTTTTTGCGCCTTCTTATTCGCAATTGCAGGATTATTACGTCGAATTTAGTACGGCCATGTTAGCGGGTGCGATGAATCAGAGCACCGACAGTGCAGCAAGGCACATCAAAAAAATGTTAGTGTTAGGCTTTTTGCAAGAAACGGACATTGCGCCAACGCATAAGCATTTTGCACGATTCAACACAGTGTATCGTGTGGACTTGACGGCCATCAATAGCGAGGCCATCGCAAAACTCATAGAGCAGGAAAAGGAAGACGACATCAACCCTAATCTTGGACTACTGAAAAAGCACAGGAAGCCACGCAAGCAGGTACAGGCCGAGCCAGTGGAAGGAGAGCCAGCGCAGGCAGTTGAAGCAATCGCAGTAGAAGCAACCACAACAGAAGGCCAACAACCCGCCGAACTCGTGGAAGACGTGGAAGCGGAAGTAGTATTTGTTGAAGCAGGAGACGACGGCGACGGCCAAAGCCTGTACGAGTGCTATATGACAGACGAGGAGGCCGCCCAAAGTCCATACGTTAGCCCCGCGAAATTTGAGGCATCAAATCTAAGCCCTTGTATTGCCGTTCCTGTGTACTGTGTTATGCCATTCTATGCGAATTTAACACAGCTTAACCGAAAAATTACCAACATCACTAATCAACTGAAAATCAACGACACTTCTTTTTGCATATACCGCAATTTGCGGCACATATTTAATAGTAACTTTTCAATAGTAAAAGGTATTACATATAAAAAACTATTTAAAAGTAACTAAGCTGTGAATATGTGGATAAGTCCCCGTACTGCTAAAAAACTGTTAAAAAACTGAAATGAAAATTGCCCTTTAACGGCTCAAAGTTTAATATTTTGCAGTGTTATGAATTGAGTTTTGCGACTAAGGACTTTTTTACAAAAAAAAATAACAGGGGGCGGGGCGCGGCGGCCACAGACAGCAAAAACAATGCGTACGGCGTAATGTTTTATTAAACTCGTCGGTTACAGAGGCCAAAGGGCAAATGCGTGTAACGCTGCAATTATAGCCCTTTTTGGTGGTTTCTCCAAATTTTAATTCCAATCCTATGCAAATTTCCGATAAAAAAGCAGGGCGCGTGTTATTGCCGTCCAGCGGGAGCGATTCCCTTTTTGTAATGCAATTGTATTATAACGAGAATCATTATAAGAGTAAAACGCAAAATATTGCCCGTTTCTGGTCTATGGACTTTGAGGACGAAAGAAACGGAACAGTGCAATACGAAACGCTCAACGAGTACAATGGCTATATTAAGTTTATCGAATATATCCAAAAACTCAATGTTTCGGGCAGGCTTTGGAGAGCTTTTATATACTACAATACAATTTTAGACGGTAGCGGCAAACCCGAACTAATAACAGGCTTTGCAGGTACGAAGCCCAAGAATTTTTTAACGCAAGCCGAAGCGTACAGCGGCCTGACAATGGAGCAGGTGCAAACGAGCCGCACGATATGCACCGACGCACCAGCCGCCCCGATTGAATTAGATTTTGGTCAAAAGGCAGTGCAGCCGCCACAGGCAGTCGAGGCCATCACACGCACGATTAATCAATTTCAAAACCATTATTAGCCATGTGGAATCTTACTGAGCATCAAAAGCCAAGCACCCGCCAAGATTTGCAGGTGTTAGTATCAATTCGAGATACAATAGAATACGCTACACATTGTACTTATGCAGGCTCTTTTATTAATCAATTCAAAATTGATTTGTCCGAAATTCCACGCAGTAATAATTTTTCGGCAGACCTGATGTATAAGGCCATCGCACCAAATCAAGACGAATACAGTAATACGGTTGAAATTTGGAAACTGAAAGCTAACGGAGATTTTAAAACCAAACTATATACGCTTATTTATGCAAAATCCACTAAATAAAATCAATCTACTAAGTATGCAAGCTGCCTTTTGTTGTGGCTTGTTCTTAGGCGCAAGCATCGCATTTTTTGCAACACTTTTATTTACCGATTATTTCAAATTTTAATTCTTTTTTATGCAAAATCAAATAGTAACAGACGTCTACGAAAACGCACCAACCGCCGCACAAGGTGTGGCTGTTTTGAATAAAATCATCCCTGTATTGCGTGCTTTTCAAAAAAAAACGCAAAAGGATATTGATACTCATTTTGAGTATTTTACGCATAGCGATATTGCTAAAAATTGGAAAGGAGACGTAATGTATATATCGGAAAAATTTCGTCAAAACAAAAAAGAAATAGCTAATTTTTATTGTAATTTGGATTATGGTAATCAAGTTAATTTCTTTCGTATGTTGAACTTACCATTATCCGAACCCTTGCAAGATATATCCGAATGGAACGAAGACCCCGAACTTGGAAAGGTGTTTGCCTTTTACGATGAAAACGCAAAGCAGCCGTACAAATACAGGCCAATAGAAACGGTTTTGTTACATAAGTTTTGCCTCTTTTCGCTCAATCATAGTAGCGTTTCTTCTTTGTATCATTTAAGTTCCGTACACAAGGATTTAGGCTACGAAAAACCTTGTATTAATTTCAAAGGTTGGGCGGATTATTGGATATGGCTACAAAAAAACGAATGCACAGCCGCGACAGGCGCACAGGAAGAATTTGTTCATTACTTAATTAATTATAAATAAAACCCATGACAGCAAAAGACGTATTGGACAGGCTTAACAGTAATGATTTTTGGATAAAACAGATAAGCAAAGACCGCTTTCCTTTTATCTCAAAAATGGCAACACCGCCAGCCTTTTCTTTGTACAAAGAGGTAACGGTAAGAATTGATACCGATGAAATTACGCGGTTTGGAAAACCTAAACCGCAACGAAGGCGGTTTGATGCAATTGCACTTGTGAAGCCTCATTATAAGGCTTACGGAGACGAATTATTTACAATTGGAATCGAAATAAAAGTAAGCAAATCCGATTTAACCAGCGATATTAAATATACTGATTATATCGGTTACGCCAATTATAATTTCTTTGCCGTGCCTACTGCTTTAGTTTCAGCTGCACGCGAAAAATTAAAGAACACAAAAGAGTTTGGTATTATCAATATTGATTTCAATGAAATTGTTAAAATGCCTGAATTTCAAAATGTAGCAGTTTCCAATTCAGAGGCTTTATTTCGTGAAATTATTTTCAACAAAATTATAAAATCATGTACACACCCGAAGAATTAAATTTCCTTTCAAAGGAAAGAAGCAACCAGCAAATAACAGGTTGTTTGACATGTGAGTACGGACACAGTCAATGTACTTGCAGCCAATACGACGAAGAAGAAGACGACGAGGAGGAACCGTGTACAACATGGTATCTTTTAGAGCTCACAAACGACGACGGTTCAAGGACAAAAGAATCTTTAATTATTGTTGTGGGTACGTTTGAGGAATGCGAAAGTAAATTTAATCCAGGCGAAAATACGATTCTTTCGGAATCTGAATTTAAGTATTTGTAACCACAAAAAAAGCACCCGTAACAGGGTGTTTTTTTTAACCTTACAGGAAATGAAAAACAATAATATATACAGGACAGCCGAAGAAATGGCAAACGCTTTTCGGCAGCGAAGGAGAGCCGCGCCAACAGGCTATCCTAATGGACTGCATGGACTATATGCGAGCATTGCCCGATAAGGCTTTTGATTTGGCCGTTTGCGACCCGCCTTATTTTTCAGGGCCAGAAGAACGCGGGTTTTATGGCAATGAATATTCTAAAGACGGGATTAAACGAATAGATTACCCTGTTACTAATACGTGGCAAGTACCACAGGAAGAATATTTTAGGGAATTGTTCCGCGTATCGGAACATCAGATTATTTGGGGTTGTAACTACTATGATTATAAGTTTGGTTCGGGTAGGATAATTTGGGATAAAGTTAATTACAATAGTAGTTATTCTGATTGTGAAATTGCCTATTGCAGCCTTCACGATTCTGTTAGACTGTTTCGGTATATGTGGAACGGCATGATGCAAGGCAAAAGTATTACAGAAGGTCATATAGCACAGGGGAATAAAAAGCTCAATGAGAAGCGAATACACCCGACCCAAAAGCCAGTCAATTTATATAAGTGGGTTTTTAGTAAGTATGCCAAAACAGGATACAAAATCCTTGATACGCACTTAGGAAGTGGAAGCTCCAGAATTGCAGCCTATGATTTGGATTTTAAATTTGTTGGTGTTGAATTAGACTACACACATTACAGGAATCAACAAACCCGATTTGCCCAGCATACAGCCCAATACCCTATCCGATTTGCCAGCTAAGGCACTAAACAAAAAAGCCCCAAAAACGGGGCTTTTTTTATGCTACAAACTCTCCGAGTTCGTCCACTATATCTTT is part of the Flexibacter flexilis DSM 6793 genome and harbors:
- a CDS encoding glycosyltransferase — translated: MINSTLAPIVLFVYGRPAHTRQTLEALFQNDLAKESVLYIFADGAKPTASAEQLEKVRQTREVIREKQWCGQVHIVESETNKGLAQNIIEGVTRIVNQYGKVIVLEDDIVTSDAFLAYMNNALTLYQDNEKVMHVSGYTYPIKADSTPSSNFYFAKMMHCWGWATWSRAWKYYKKDAADISNKLLSRGQVREFDYDNSGYLYSQVQFNLTGQLNTWAIFWHAAIFLNNGLCLNPRQSFVQNIGTDSSGEHEGATDIYYHYDPLCREAKVEYLAPVEDKEMAQKIAYYYKYFTNLSLKEYKKRELIKKIKSIYASPLVFGILGPIVKGFKKIVK
- a CDS encoding tetratricopeptide repeat protein, with product MKKVFTLTLLAALSFGAYAQKKETKDAVATPAATPKTAGALTTSEYQLQEKIFRAALKYSDGDAAKNALFSMMVQNPEMVSLKDSLAILYFNLNRNAECVLVCRDILSANENNDNILEIKAIAEQNLGLYRESLADYEKVYGKTKNISYLYEIATLQYQLKRFGECNTTVSAILNNEEATKQTISISAGQGQSQKVPMKAAAYNLRGVIAGDLKEYSAAISNYEEALKVYPDFVLAKNNLEVLKKSQPKTKTTDKATATPKKK
- a CDS encoding helix-turn-helix domain-containing protein; protein product: MEHIGLKIKTLCKEKNITVQELSNKLGKTRQNVYKDFGRNNFTNKTLQKYADVIGVDVVSILGDNPPHNTTLNENLTIQELKDENARLKGQIEAKDQIIAELMGKHFVGKFIRPLVWKKNTEAEA
- a CDS encoding DNA methyltransferase, which codes for MDCMDYMRALPDKAFDLAVCDPPYFSGPEERGFYGNEYSKDGIKRIDYPVTNTWQVPQEEYFRELFRVSEHQIIWGCNYYDYKFGSGRIIWDKVNYNSSYSDCEIAYCSLHDSVRLFRYMWNGMMQGKSITEGHIAQGNKKLNEKRIHPTQKPVNLYKWVFSKYAKTGYKILDTHLGSGSSRIAAYDLDFKFVGVELDYTHYRNQQTRFAQHTAQYPIRFAS